From one Neovison vison isolate M4711 chromosome 1, ASM_NN_V1, whole genome shotgun sequence genomic stretch:
- the LOX gene encoding protein-lysine 6-oxidase isoform X1 has protein sequence MRFAWTALLLGPLQLCALLRCAPPAASQQQPPRQQPAAPAAWRQRIQWENNGQVFSLLSLGSQYQPQRRRDPGTTAPGTANAAAPQPRTPILLLRNRTAAARERTGGTSGVAGRPRPAARHWFQAGYSPSGARDAGDSRDGNRTALGERPALSNLQPPSRVDGMVGDDPYNPYKYSDDNPYYNYYDTYERPRPGSRYRPGYGTGYFQYGLPDLVPDPYYIQASTYVQKMSMYNLRCAAEENCLASSAYRADVRDYDHRVLLRFPQRVKNQGTSDFLPSRPRYSWEWHSCHQHYHSMDEFSHYDLLDASTQRRVAEGHKASFCLEDTSCDYGYHRRFACTAHTQGLSPGCYDTYNADIDCQWIDITDVKPGNYILKVSVNPSYLVPESDYSNNVVRCEIRYTGHHAYASGCTISPY, from the exons ATGCGCTTCGCTTGGACCGCGCTCCTGCTCGGGCCCCTGCAGCTCTGCGCACTCCTGCGCTGCGCCCCGCCGGCCGCTAGCCAGCAGCAGCCCCCTCGCCAGCAGCCGGCGGCTCCGGCCGCCTGGCGCCAGAGGATCCAATGGGAGAACAACGGGCAGGTGTTCAGCCTGCTGAGCCTGGGCTCTCAGTACCAGCCGCAGCGCCGACGGGACCCGGGCACCACCGCCCCGGGCACGGCCAACGCCGCAGCCCCGCAGCCGCGCACGCCAATCCTGCTGCTCCGCAACCGCACGGCGGCAGCACGCGAGCGCACTGGAGGCACGTCGGGGGTCGCCGGCCGACCCAGACCCGCCGCCCGCCATTGGTTCCAAGCTGGCTACTCGCCGTccggggcccgcgatgctggggacTCGAGAGACGGCAACCGGACGGCGCTGGGAGAGCGCCCGGCGCTCAGTAACCTGCAGCCGCCCAGCCGCGTAGACGGCATGGTGGGCGACGACCCGTACAACCCCTACAAGTACTCCGACGACAACCCCTATTACAACTACTATGACACGTACGAAAGACCCCGGCCTGGGAGCAGGTACCGGCCCGGATACGGCACCGGCTACTTCCAGTACG GTCTCCCGGACCTGGTGCCAGACCCGTATTACATCCAGGCGTCCACGTACGTGCAAAAGATGTCCATGTACAACCTGAGATGCGCTGCAGAGGAAAACTGCTTGGCCAG CTCAGCATACAGAGCAGATGTTAGAGATTATGATCACAGGGTGCTGCTAAGATTCCCCCAAAGAGTGAAAAACCAAGGGACATCAGATTTCTTACCAAGCCGACCGAGATATTCCTGGGAATGGCACAGTTGTCACCA ACATTATCACAGCATGGATGAATTCAGCCACTATGACCTCCTTGATGCCAGTACCCAGAGGAGAGTGGCTGAAGGCCACAAAGCAAGTTTCTGTCTTgaggacacatcctgtgactatGGCTACCACAGGCGATTTGCATGTACTGCTCATACACAG gGGTTGAGTCCTGGCTGCTATGATACCTATAATGCAGACATAGACTGCCAGTGGATTGATATTACGGATGTAAAACCTGGAAACTACATTTTAAAG GTCAGTGTGAACCCCAGCTACCTGGTGCCTGAATCGGACTATTCCAACAATGTCGTGCGCTGTGAAATCCGCTACACGGGACACCATGCGTATGCCTCAGGCTGCACAATTTCACC
- the LOX gene encoding protein-lysine 6-oxidase isoform X2, translating to MRFAWTALLLGPLQLCALLRCAPPAASQQQPPRQQPAAPAAWRQRIQWENNGQVFSLLSLGSQYQPQRRRDPGTTAPGTANAAAPQPRTPILLLRNRTAAARERTGGTSGVAGRPRPAARHWFQAGYSPSGARDAGDSRDGNRTALGERPALSNLQPPSRVDGMVGDDPYNPYKYSDDNPYYNYYDTYERPRPGSRYRPGYGTGYFQYGLPDLVPDPYYIQASTYVQKMSMYNLRCAAEENCLASSAYRADVRDYDHRVLLRFPQRVKNQGTSDFLPSRPRYSWEWHSCHQHYHSMDEFSHYDLLDASTQRRVAEGHKASFCLEDTSCDYGYHRRFACTAHTQGLSPGCYDTYNADIDCQWIDITDVKPGNYILKVSVNPSYLVPESDYSNNVVRCEIRYTGHHAYASGCTISP from the exons ATGCGCTTCGCTTGGACCGCGCTCCTGCTCGGGCCCCTGCAGCTCTGCGCACTCCTGCGCTGCGCCCCGCCGGCCGCTAGCCAGCAGCAGCCCCCTCGCCAGCAGCCGGCGGCTCCGGCCGCCTGGCGCCAGAGGATCCAATGGGAGAACAACGGGCAGGTGTTCAGCCTGCTGAGCCTGGGCTCTCAGTACCAGCCGCAGCGCCGACGGGACCCGGGCACCACCGCCCCGGGCACGGCCAACGCCGCAGCCCCGCAGCCGCGCACGCCAATCCTGCTGCTCCGCAACCGCACGGCGGCAGCACGCGAGCGCACTGGAGGCACGTCGGGGGTCGCCGGCCGACCCAGACCCGCCGCCCGCCATTGGTTCCAAGCTGGCTACTCGCCGTccggggcccgcgatgctggggacTCGAGAGACGGCAACCGGACGGCGCTGGGAGAGCGCCCGGCGCTCAGTAACCTGCAGCCGCCCAGCCGCGTAGACGGCATGGTGGGCGACGACCCGTACAACCCCTACAAGTACTCCGACGACAACCCCTATTACAACTACTATGACACGTACGAAAGACCCCGGCCTGGGAGCAGGTACCGGCCCGGATACGGCACCGGCTACTTCCAGTACG GTCTCCCGGACCTGGTGCCAGACCCGTATTACATCCAGGCGTCCACGTACGTGCAAAAGATGTCCATGTACAACCTGAGATGCGCTGCAGAGGAAAACTGCTTGGCCAG CTCAGCATACAGAGCAGATGTTAGAGATTATGATCACAGGGTGCTGCTAAGATTCCCCCAAAGAGTGAAAAACCAAGGGACATCAGATTTCTTACCAAGCCGACCGAGATATTCCTGGGAATGGCACAGTTGTCACCA ACATTATCACAGCATGGATGAATTCAGCCACTATGACCTCCTTGATGCCAGTACCCAGAGGAGAGTGGCTGAAGGCCACAAAGCAAGTTTCTGTCTTgaggacacatcctgtgactatGGCTACCACAGGCGATTTGCATGTACTGCTCATACACAG gGGTTGAGTCCTGGCTGCTATGATACCTATAATGCAGACATAGACTGCCAGTGGATTGATATTACGGATGTAAAACCTGGAAACTACATTTTAAAG GTCAGTGTGAACCCCAGCTACCTGGTGCCTGAATCGGACTATTCCAACAATGTCGTGCGCTGTGAAATCCGCTACACGGGACACCATGCGTATGCCTCAGGCTGCACAATTTCACCGTGA